In Picosynechococcus sp. PCC 7002, the following are encoded in one genomic region:
- a CDS encoding CGLD27 family protein, whose translation MNNSPTTFCPVPEEQQPLNEYDQLKESWFFSWGNMEMVCYIRKVAWVWFWATLIFTPIAWASFPFDRYPIKLVLSANLGGMFLLSLVLLRLYLGWRYIRDRLQTEKLTYEESGWYDGQIWRKPEAVLQRDRLIVSYQIAPILARIQQTSLIVVAIAIGLISGLWLL comes from the coding sequence CAATTCTCCCACTACCTTTTGTCCCGTCCCGGAAGAGCAACAGCCCCTCAACGAATATGACCAACTCAAGGAATCCTGGTTTTTTAGTTGGGGCAACATGGAAATGGTCTGCTACATCCGCAAGGTAGCCTGGGTGTGGTTTTGGGCGACCCTCATCTTTACCCCCATTGCTTGGGCGAGTTTTCCCTTCGACCGCTATCCAATTAAATTGGTCTTGAGTGCCAATCTCGGCGGGATGTTTTTATTGAGTTTGGTTTTACTACGTCTTTACTTGGGGTGGCGCTACATCCGCGATCGCCTCCAAACCGAGAAACTCACCTACGAAGAATCCGGCTGGTACGATGGCCAAATTTGGCGCAAACCCGAAGCCGTCCTCCAACGCGATCGCCTGATTGTGTCCTACCAAATTGCGCCGATCCTCGCCCGTATCCAACAAACCAGCTTGATTGTCGTGGCGATCGCCATCGGTTTGATCAGCGGTCTGTGGCTGCTATA